A single region of the Ziziphus jujuba cultivar Dongzao chromosome 10, ASM3175591v1 genome encodes:
- the LOC107411058 gene encoding glycine-rich RNA-binding protein 2, mitochondrial has product MRGSFGGFRICRTFPLARSLWVRHSTTKLFVGGLSYDTNEAILKNAFGLHGEIIEGRVEIIKIVNISVEVKVICDHKSGKSKGYGFVHFTSESAASTALKEMDGQLLDGWNIRVQYAHKQ; this is encoded by the exons ATGAGAGGCTCATTTGGCGGATTTCGTATATGCCGTACGTTTCCCTTGGCCAGGAGCTTGTGGGTGCGCCATTCCACCACCAAATTGTTTGTTGGAG GTCTTTCCTATGATACTAATGAAGCTATTCTTAAGAATGCTTTTGGACTGCATGGTGAAATAATTGAAGGTAGAGTTGAGATCATAAAGATTGTTAACATCTCCGTGGAAG TTAAAGTAATATGTGATCACAAGAGTGGGAAATCAAAAGGTTATGGGTTTGTGCATTTTACTTCTGAGTCTGCAGCCAGCACAGCTCTAAAAGAAATGGATGGTCag TTACTGGATGGGTGGAACATTCGGGTGCAGTATGCACACAAGCAATAA